A region of Planktomarina temperata RCA23 DNA encodes the following proteins:
- the flgB gene encoding flagellar basal body rod protein FlgB: MNGIRDHFGLHDDALALRSKRNNILASNIANAATPHFKARDIDFEAALAKAMPSGPITTTSSNHITSGGKSMGGSLEYRTPINPSLDGNTVELSVEQMEFSENVIRYQTSLTFLNRKISGLMSAIKGE; encoded by the coding sequence ATGAACGGTATCCGCGATCACTTCGGTTTACATGATGACGCACTAGCATTGCGATCAAAGCGCAATAATATCTTGGCGTCAAACATCGCTAACGCAGCAACACCGCACTTTAAAGCGCGGGATATCGATTTTGAAGCGGCTCTTGCTAAGGCTATGCCCTCCGGCCCAATCACGACCACCAGCAGCAATCACATCACAAGCGGCGGAAAGTCAATGGGCGGTTCGCTTGAATATCGCACGCCAATCAACCCATCACTCGACGGCAACACTGTTGAATTGTCGGTTGAGCAGATGGAATTTTCAGAAAACGTTATCCGCTACCAGACATCTTTGACGTTTTTAAACCGTAAAATATCGGGGCTCATGTCCGCGATTAAAGGGGAATAA
- a CDS encoding sigma-70 family RNA polymerase sigma factor: MTVSKGYYQEQKPDPEDLIMSELQTVRKLAFYFYGRAKGAVEVDDLLQVGYIGLIDASQKYVKKPGVTFSSYAKIRIRGSIVDHLRRSSNLCRTTIAMKQKVDKTILSLERKLQRAPSDDEVAGILELTTEELRRWQQAFEANLHQSLDEMHDAHSIWFVSKEANPEESLSNNEMKRGLRDQLAKLSEREALVMQLYYVEELNVYEIAEILGVTTGRVSQIKKSAIGHLREGMAEFLESPS; the protein is encoded by the coding sequence ATGACTGTAAGTAAGGGATATTACCAAGAGCAGAAACCGGACCCGGAAGATCTGATTATGTCAGAACTGCAAACGGTCCGAAAACTCGCGTTTTATTTCTATGGACGAGCAAAGGGTGCCGTTGAAGTGGATGATTTACTGCAGGTCGGATATATTGGCTTAATTGACGCAAGCCAGAAATACGTCAAAAAACCAGGTGTAACCTTTAGCAGCTACGCCAAAATCCGTATTCGCGGGTCTATCGTAGATCATTTGAGGCGCAGCTCAAATTTATGTCGCACGACAATCGCGATGAAACAAAAAGTAGATAAAACGATCCTAAGCCTAGAGCGAAAGTTGCAACGCGCTCCATCAGACGATGAAGTTGCTGGGATTTTGGAATTGACGACCGAAGAATTACGCCGGTGGCAACAGGCTTTTGAGGCAAATTTACATCAATCGCTAGATGAAATGCATGATGCACATTCCATTTGGTTCGTTTCCAAAGAAGCCAATCCGGAAGAGTCCTTAAGCAATAACGAAATGAAAAGAGGCTTGAGAGACCAATTGGCAAAGCTATCAGAGCGCGAAGCTTTGGTCATGCAGCTCTACTATGTAGAGGAATTGAATGTTTATGAGATTGCAGAAATCCTTGGGGTGACCACCGGACGTGTCTCACAAATCAAGAAATCTGCGATTGGTCACCTTAGAGAAGGAATGGCCGAATTCCTTGAGTCGCCCAGCTAA
- a CDS encoding flagellar hook capping FlgD N-terminal domain-containing protein: MSNVDSAGAAAQQAIFDKLGINTNKTAEQRASSDKLGQDDFLQLMTAQLQNQDPFAPMENGDFIAQMAQFSTVSGIEEINKNLSALSADMRQARIATASTLLGHSVLVPGGLARPDSNGEIHGVFELPQAASATRVSYSDAATGELLHNEDLGPQGTGLVGFSWTDIPAALRDAQRKIKVDIEANTGKGMESIGPSVYAKVLSASSFGDESTTATLDVQDYGTISANSIDRIR; encoded by the coding sequence ATGTCAAATGTAGATTCAGCCGGGGCCGCGGCACAACAAGCCATATTTGATAAACTTGGGATCAACACCAATAAAACCGCCGAACAACGCGCATCTTCGGACAAATTGGGCCAAGATGACTTTTTACAGTTGATGACGGCACAGCTTCAAAACCAAGACCCGTTTGCGCCCATGGAAAACGGGGATTTCATCGCGCAAATGGCTCAGTTCTCCACAGTTTCGGGCATTGAAGAGATCAATAAAAATCTAAGTGCACTCTCGGCCGACATGAGACAGGCCCGGATCGCCACGGCCTCGACACTGCTTGGTCATTCCGTTTTGGTGCCCGGCGGCCTGGCCCGACCCGATAGCAATGGAGAAATTCATGGCGTTTTTGAGTTGCCGCAGGCAGCCAGTGCGACGCGCGTGAGCTATTCCGATGCCGCCACCGGCGAGCTGCTGCACAATGAAGATCTGGGGCCGCAGGGCACGGGTTTAGTCGGGTTTAGTTGGACGGATATCCCCGCCGCATTACGAGATGCCCAGCGCAAAATCAAGGTCGATATTGAGGCAAACACCGGCAAAGGCATGGAGAGTATCGGCCCCTCGGTTTACGCAAAAGTGCTGTCCGCCTCGTCCTTCGGAGATGAATCTACCACCGCCACGCTGGATGTCCAAGATTATGGCACGATTAGTGCAAACAGCATTGATCGCATTCGTTAA
- a CDS encoding DUF7302 family protein, producing the protein MLKNSEKSPAREDASKKLSANLMRIRTKILKTVQDETLDDALSFLKERYDVEKDVNIRLATMAAQSWIIRQKFVRIGLDEPSSVKDHMGEFLPKNKLAAMKPKAKSEEPVKLTAQDGPTGWQLVKIIKETEVNGMQFFENTTINVSDADAEKLISANKAEKVEAEAPPSAPKKPAKKAKE; encoded by the coding sequence ATGTTAAAGAACTCAGAAAAATCTCCAGCGCGGGAAGACGCCAGTAAAAAACTTTCTGCAAATTTAATGCGTATCCGCACTAAAATTCTTAAAACTGTACAAGACGAAACCTTGGATGATGCGCTATCTTTCTTGAAAGAGCGGTATGATGTGGAGAAAGATGTCAACATCCGCTTGGCAACAATGGCTGCGCAGTCCTGGATCATTCGGCAAAAATTTGTTCGTATTGGTTTGGATGAACCCTCATCTGTGAAGGATCATATGGGGGAGTTTCTGCCAAAGAATAAATTGGCCGCGATGAAGCCAAAGGCTAAATCGGAGGAGCCTGTTAAACTAACGGCACAAGATGGTCCGACTGGATGGCAATTGGTCAAAATCATAAAAGAAACCGAAGTCAACGGAATGCAGTTTTTTGAAAATACCACGATTAATGTCAGTGATGCTGATGCAGAGAAATTGATATCTGCAAATAAAGCCGAGAAAGTAGAAGCTGAAGCGCCGCCGTCCGCGCCGAAGAAGCCGGCCAAAAAAGCGAAGGAATAA
- the flgC gene encoding flagellar basal body rod protein FlgC — translation MAGIQNIFDISGRAMSAQLTRLNTVASNLANAKSFAGSKEEAFVAIKPVFETEYATHAESSGIASVNVSGITTSDLQPQRVHLPSHPKADEGGYVWGSAVNIEEEMVEMLEASRQYQNNLEVVSTLRSLMMRTVNMGR, via the coding sequence ATGGCTGGTATTCAGAATATTTTTGACATCTCTGGCCGTGCCATGTCGGCGCAATTAACTCGGTTAAATACAGTCGCCAGCAACCTTGCCAATGCGAAAAGCTTTGCAGGAAGTAAGGAAGAGGCATTTGTGGCTATCAAACCGGTATTTGAAACTGAATATGCCACACATGCAGAAAGTTCAGGCATTGCATCCGTTAACGTAAGCGGAATTACAACTTCAGATCTGCAACCCCAACGGGTCCACCTGCCCAGTCATCCGAAAGCTGATGAAGGAGGTTACGTTTGGGGATCTGCAGTCAACATCGAAGAAGAGATGGTCGAAATGTTAGAGGCATCTCGTCAGTACCAAAATAATTTAGAAGTCGTCTCCACGTTGCGCTCATTAATGATGCGCACGGTAAATATGGGCCGCTAG
- a CDS encoding MinD/ParA family protein has protein sequence MTSTITIASGKGGVGKTCIAVNLAIMYAQLGHRVCLFDADFGLANSHILMGKNAQKTLYDTLTGDLTIEEIIETGPDGVKLLAGGSGLVDMMNIDARARYQLIRNVDSLQSKTDILITDAPAGASDSALAFVAASQRVLVVVVAEPTSFMDAYAVIKAAQYEHKLHHFSIVINMAKDGAEAFKNFEKFQSIATKFLDVNLTFAGHIPFSNAMRRAVVQRKALLSTASKAHEKELMAFKSLARETLKAPMNAFDGIRFFDGSTSPKEGS, from the coding sequence ATGACCAGCACAATCACAATCGCTAGCGGTAAGGGTGGCGTAGGGAAGACATGTATTGCCGTTAACCTGGCGATTATGTACGCGCAACTTGGTCATCGAGTGTGCCTTTTTGATGCAGATTTTGGGTTAGCCAATTCTCACATATTGATGGGTAAAAATGCTCAAAAAACACTCTATGATACGCTCACTGGTGATTTAACAATTGAAGAAATAATCGAGACTGGACCCGATGGCGTGAAGCTTTTAGCGGGAGGGAGTGGCCTGGTTGACATGATGAACATTGACGCGCGCGCGCGCTATCAACTCATTCGAAATGTCGACTCTTTGCAAAGTAAAACAGACATTCTCATTACCGACGCCCCTGCAGGCGCGAGTGACAGTGCTTTGGCGTTTGTTGCCGCATCCCAGCGCGTGCTGGTCGTGGTGGTTGCGGAACCCACAAGTTTCATGGATGCTTACGCGGTCATAAAGGCCGCCCAATATGAACATAAGCTTCATCATTTTTCCATCGTCATTAATATGGCGAAAGACGGCGCGGAAGCCTTCAAAAATTTTGAAAAATTCCAGAGTATTGCCACAAAATTTCTAGATGTAAATCTGACCTTTGCAGGGCATATCCCCTTTTCAAACGCAATGCGACGCGCGGTTGTACAGCGCAAGGCGCTCCTTTCCACCGCATCTAAGGCTCATGAGAAGGAACTCATGGCCTTCAAGTCGCTTGCGCGGGAAACACTGAAAGCTCCAATGAACGCGTTTGACGGGATACGTTTTTTCGACGGATCTACCTCACCGAAAGAAGGATCATGA